One part of the Xylanimonas allomyrinae genome encodes these proteins:
- the purB gene encoding adenylosuccinate lyase: MTSPVLPAAPTSARVDLADVTPPIALGPLDGRYRAAVAPLVNHLSEAALNRARIHVEVEWLVTLCNGVPGVATPVVPGAPALSDTEVAYLRQIPATFGAAEIEELAAIERETVHDVKAVEYFIKRRIAAAPAALGTTNLPAASELVHFACTSEDINNLSYALMVAGAIRDVWLPAATALTDQVADMARELADVPMLSRTHGQPATPTTLGKELAVLTHRLRRQLRRVGAAEYLGKLNGATGTYGAHVVAVPGVDWPAVSRHVVESLGLTWNPLTTQIESHDWQAEVYADVARFNRILHNLATDVWTYISMGFFTQIPVAGATGSSTMPHKVNPIRFENAEANLEISCSLLDTLGATLVTSRLQRDLTDSTTQRNIGPAFGHSLLAIDNVQRGLKALHANAALMAEDLDQNWEVLGEPIQSAMRAASVAGVPGMENPYERLKDLTRGQRVDAVRLREFVGTLGLPDDVAARLQALTPASYTGLAARLVADHLA, encoded by the coding sequence GTGACCTCCCCCGTGCTGCCCGCCGCGCCGACCTCCGCCCGCGTCGACCTCGCCGACGTCACCCCGCCCATCGCGCTGGGCCCCCTCGACGGGCGCTACCGCGCGGCCGTGGCGCCGCTGGTGAACCATCTCAGCGAGGCAGCGCTCAACCGGGCGCGCATCCACGTCGAGGTCGAGTGGCTCGTCACGCTGTGCAACGGGGTGCCGGGCGTGGCGACGCCCGTCGTCCCGGGCGCTCCCGCGCTGTCGGACACCGAGGTGGCCTACCTGCGGCAGATCCCCGCGACCTTCGGTGCCGCCGAGATCGAGGAGCTCGCCGCCATCGAGCGCGAGACGGTCCACGACGTCAAGGCGGTCGAGTACTTCATCAAGCGCCGCATCGCGGCGGCGCCCGCGGCGCTCGGCACCACGAACCTGCCGGCGGCCAGCGAGCTCGTCCACTTCGCGTGCACGTCGGAGGACATCAACAACCTCTCGTACGCGCTCATGGTCGCGGGAGCGATCCGCGACGTGTGGCTGCCCGCCGCGACCGCGCTGACCGACCAGGTCGCCGACATGGCCCGCGAGCTCGCGGACGTGCCCATGCTCAGCCGCACGCACGGCCAGCCCGCCACCCCGACGACGCTCGGCAAGGAGCTCGCCGTCCTGACCCACCGCCTGCGCCGCCAGCTGCGCCGCGTCGGCGCCGCCGAGTACCTGGGCAAGCTCAACGGCGCCACGGGCACGTACGGCGCCCACGTGGTCGCCGTCCCCGGCGTCGACTGGCCCGCGGTGAGCAGGCACGTCGTCGAGAGCCTGGGCCTGACCTGGAACCCGCTGACCACGCAGATCGAGTCGCACGACTGGCAGGCCGAGGTCTACGCCGACGTCGCCCGCTTCAACCGCATCCTGCACAACCTCGCGACCGACGTGTGGACGTACATCTCGATGGGGTTCTTCACGCAGATCCCCGTCGCCGGGGCCACCGGCTCGTCCACCATGCCGCACAAGGTGAACCCGATCCGGTTCGAGAACGCCGAGGCCAACCTCGAGATCTCGTGCTCGCTGCTCGACACGCTCGGCGCGACCCTGGTCACGAGCCGCCTGCAGCGCGACCTCACCGACTCCACGACGCAGCGCAACATCGGCCCGGCGTTCGGCCACTCGCTGCTCGCGATCGACAACGTCCAACGCGGCCTCAAGGCCCTGCACGCCAACGCTGCTCTCATGGCCGAGGACCTCGACCAGAACTGGGAGGTGCTCGGCGAGCCGATCCAGTCCGCCATGCGCGCCGCCTCCGTCGCGGGCGTGCCGGGCATGGAGAACCCGTACGAGCGCCTCAAGGATCTGACGCGCGGCCAGCGTGTCGACGCCGTGCGCCTGCGCGAGTTCGTCGGCACGCTCGGCCTTCCCGACGACGTCGCCGCGCGCCTCCAGGCGCTCACCCCGGCGTCATACACCGGGCTCGCGGCGCGGCTGGTGGCCGACCACCTGGCCTGA